One stretch of Chryseobacterium fluminis DNA includes these proteins:
- a CDS encoding DUF1304 domain-containing protein, with protein sequence MEVVAKILIAIVAIEHLYILWMEMFAWETKGKEVFKAALPAEMFRPTKGLAANQGLYNGFLAAGLFWSFLIEDPKWQTNIALFFLGCVAVAGIYGAISATKKIFFVQALPAILAMIAVLLK encoded by the coding sequence ATGGAAGTCGTAGCCAAAATTTTAATTGCCATCGTAGCGATCGAACATCTTTACATTCTATGGATGGAAATGTTCGCATGGGAAACCAAAGGAAAAGAAGTTTTCAAAGCAGCATTGCCGGCTGAAATGTTTAGACCGACCAAAGGACTGGCAGCCAACCAGGGACTTTACAACGGATTTCTCGCTGCAGGGTTATTTTGGTCTTTCCTGATAGAAGACCCCAAATGGCAGACCAATATCGCCTTATTCTTTCTGGGATGTGTGGCTGTTGCAGGAATTTATGGCGCCATTTCAGCTACAAAAAAAATATTTTTCGTTCAGGCACTTCCTGCTATCCTGGCAATGATAGCTGTATTACTGAAATAA
- a CDS encoding LysR family transcriptional regulator yields the protein MVNLEWYRTFKAIYKTGTLTGAADALFISQPGVSLHLGSLEAYVGYKLFDRTGRKMIPTERGKVLFNAISEPLTKLEEVEKNFQKSTEKHTPTISVGMCFETFQTTLEQYVSTLPFNLIISFGEYPEMLDQLDKGILDLIITPKKGTSPNILHEAFSSEQIILVGGKDVDTEDFNKIAATQGTEYIEAWLKKEKWYGTTGDMEHLFQFWILNFGHKPDFRPNYIVPNLNSIIRCLKGGTGLAVVPDFLCKNEIENGEVKLIWEGEKKLENTLYFGCRKKTMYQEEIDHIKGLFRKMMSKDEPLVV from the coding sequence ATGGTTAATCTTGAATGGTACCGAACTTTCAAAGCAATTTATAAGACCGGAACCCTAACCGGAGCTGCAGATGCTCTGTTTATTTCGCAGCCCGGTGTCAGCCTTCATCTTGGTTCCCTTGAAGCATATGTGGGATATAAGTTATTTGACAGAACCGGAAGGAAAATGATTCCGACAGAAAGAGGAAAAGTATTATTTAATGCGATTTCCGAACCCTTGACCAAACTGGAGGAAGTGGAGAAAAATTTCCAGAAGTCAACAGAAAAACATACCCCGACCATCAGTGTGGGAATGTGTTTTGAAACTTTTCAGACTACACTAGAACAGTATGTTTCGACCTTGCCCTTTAATCTGATTATCAGTTTTGGGGAATATCCCGAAATGCTGGATCAGCTGGATAAAGGAATTTTAGATTTAATTATTACCCCAAAAAAAGGGACATCTCCTAACATCTTACATGAAGCATTTTCTTCTGAACAGATTATTTTAGTAGGTGGAAAAGATGTGGATACAGAAGATTTTAATAAGATAGCAGCCACACAGGGGACAGAGTATATCGAAGCTTGGTTGAAAAAAGAAAAATGGTACGGAACTACCGGAGATATGGAGCACCTATTTCAGTTCTGGATTTTAAACTTTGGACATAAACCTGATTTCCGTCCCAACTACATTGTACCGAATTTAAACTCCATTATCCGTTGTCTGAAAGGAGGAACCGGACTGGCCGTCGTTCCGGATTTTCTGTGTAAAAATGAGATCGAAAACGGAGAGGTCAAACTGATCTGGGAAGGTGAAAAAAAACTGGAAAATACATTATATTTCGGATGCCGGAAAAAAACGATGTACCAGGAGGAAATAGATCACATCAAAGGTTTATTCAGAAAGATGATGAGTAAGGATGAGCCGTTGGTTGTTTAA
- a CDS encoding putative quinol monooxygenase, whose amino-acid sequence MKIYLTAIIQSKEEYRTEVMEVLQNMVKETRKEEANESYILHQGIEDKNQFVFYEIWKNKEGLALHNQQSYIETFGALVDEKLQEKPQIFLTTII is encoded by the coding sequence ATGAAAATTTATCTTACTGCAATAATACAATCAAAAGAAGAATACAGGACGGAAGTCATGGAAGTTCTTCAGAATATGGTTAAAGAAACCCGGAAAGAGGAAGCCAACGAATCGTACATCCTGCACCAGGGAATCGAAGATAAAAATCAATTTGTGTTCTACGAAATCTGGAAAAATAAAGAAGGATTAGCCCTGCATAATCAGCAGTCCTATATTGAAACCTTTGGAGCTTTAGTGGATGAAAAACTGCAGGAAAAGCCACAGATTTTTCTGACCACTATCATTTAA
- a CDS encoding PPC domain-containing DNA-binding protein, with translation MNVLKTTVTGCLFFAMNLFSAQQKETCRYTKTPTGYLMVLRQDDDVLAHVENLAKTENIPSASFTGIGFASEVTFGFYDFKAKKFNPETFKKVEMGSLTGSVAWNEKGPSIHVHGIATDDQFKAVGGHILSLRVGTGSMEIYVAVNDEKLERKIEQPLNANVLQINCSQ, from the coding sequence ATGAATGTATTGAAAACAACCGTCACAGGATGTCTATTTTTTGCGATGAACTTATTTTCTGCCCAGCAGAAGGAAACCTGCCGATATACTAAAACTCCGACGGGATACCTGATGGTCCTTCGACAGGATGACGATGTTCTGGCTCACGTTGAAAATCTGGCCAAAACAGAAAATATTCCGTCAGCCAGTTTTACAGGCATAGGCTTTGCCTCGGAGGTCACTTTCGGATTTTATGATTTCAAGGCGAAGAAATTTAATCCTGAAACTTTTAAGAAAGTGGAAATGGGCAGTTTAACAGGTTCAGTCGCCTGGAATGAAAAAGGTCCTTCCATCCACGTTCACGGCATCGCAACAGATGATCAGTTCAAGGCTGTTGGTGGACATATTTTATCCCTTCGTGTCGGAACAGGATCTATGGAAATTTACGTAGCTGTGAATGATGAGAAACTGGAAAGGAAAATCGAGCAGCCGCTAAATGCGAATGTTTTGCAGATCAACTGCAGTCAATAG
- a CDS encoding Crp/Fnr family transcriptional regulator, with amino-acid sequence METFKAHLDKFISIDDQEFASVISYFQIINTGKKENLMLEGEICKFKYFVLEGCLRKFFINEKGIEQTTEFAIENWWISDTFAFEKQMKSDFNIQAVEKSRILMIDYSSQEHLLEKHPVMERYFRMVYQTAYAAAEKRLRYLYEMTKEEYYIHFSTLYPWFIQRIPQYLVASFLGFTPEYLSEIRAKLRS; translated from the coding sequence ATGGAAACTTTTAAGGCACATTTAGATAAATTTATTTCAATAGACGATCAGGAATTTGCTTCTGTTATTTCATATTTCCAGATCATAAATACCGGAAAAAAAGAAAATCTGATGCTTGAAGGTGAAATTTGTAAATTTAAATATTTTGTACTGGAAGGATGCCTCAGGAAGTTCTTCATTAACGAAAAAGGAATCGAGCAGACTACGGAATTTGCCATCGAAAACTGGTGGATTTCCGATACATTTGCTTTTGAGAAACAGATGAAATCCGACTTTAATATCCAGGCGGTAGAAAAGTCCAGGATTTTAATGATCGACTATTCTTCGCAGGAGCACCTGCTGGAAAAACACCCGGTTATGGAACGCTATTTCAGGATGGTCTACCAGACGGCTTATGCTGCGGCTGAAAAAAGATTGCGCTATCTGTATGAAATGACCAAGGAAGAGTATTATATTCACTTCAGTACTCTGTATCCCTGGTTTATCCAGAGAATTCCACAATACCTGGTTGCCTCTTTTTTAGGTTTTACCCCGGAATATTTAAGTGAAATAAGAGCGAAATTACGTTCTTAA
- a CDS encoding TonB-dependent receptor plug domain-containing protein: protein MKRMLFSAVLFSGYCFSQEADSLRLDQTGKKDSVGISNNNISTKDIDDVVITGTLKPVSRSESPVAVEIYNQKFFRKNPTPSIFEAIAMVNGIKPQLNCSVCNTGDIHINGLEGPYTMILIDGMPIVSSLSTVYGLSGIPNSLVDRIEVVKGPASSIYGSEAMGGVINIITKNALTAPKLSVDVMTTTWSENNVDLSTKFNFGKNVASLLSLNYFNYNQRTDQNKDNFTDAALQNRISVFNKWNFQRKENRLAGFALRYLYEDRFGGEMQWNKSYRGSSEVYGESIYTNRAEAFGVYQWPLNENVITQFSYNFHDQNSFYGTSPYTATQKVAFAQTYWDKKLGNHDLMLGITFKRTFYDDNTPGTLSGDGLTNEPMKSPILGVFIQDQWKINKKNTLLLGYRLDYDKIHHDIHSPRFAWKFSPNPFHTLRFNFGTGFRVVNLFTEDHAALTGSREVVIKSELKPERSANGNLNYIWKIPVSDQLINLDASLFYTYFSNKIVGDFDTDPQKIIYDNLQGYGISQGASLNVDYTFNFPLSINLGVTYLDVYQKFDGDKGKVQQLHAPKWSGTYSLSYKFQNNMTIDFTGQFYGPMRLPVLPNDYRPEYSPWYTLANIQVSKSFRSGLEIYGGIKNLLNFTPKNPLMRPFDPFDKNVDDPVINPYRYTFDTTYGYAPMQGIRGFLGLKYTIK from the coding sequence ATGAAACGAATGTTATTCTCGGCTGTTTTATTTTCAGGATATTGCTTTTCACAGGAAGCTGATAGTCTCCGTTTGGATCAAACCGGAAAAAAAGATTCGGTAGGGATCTCGAACAATAACATAAGCACAAAAGATATTGATGACGTAGTCATTACCGGTACTCTAAAACCGGTAAGCAGATCAGAAAGCCCGGTCGCCGTGGAGATCTACAATCAGAAATTTTTCCGGAAAAACCCTACACCGAGCATCTTTGAGGCCATTGCGATGGTCAACGGTATTAAGCCGCAACTGAACTGCTCGGTCTGTAATACCGGAGACATTCACATCAATGGACTTGAGGGACCTTACACCATGATTCTGATTGACGGAATGCCGATCGTGAGTTCACTGTCCACCGTCTACGGTTTGAGTGGAATTCCCAACAGCCTGGTCGACAGAATTGAAGTCGTGAAAGGGCCGGCTTCATCCATTTACGGCTCTGAAGCCATGGGCGGTGTCATCAATATCATTACCAAAAATGCGCTCACTGCACCAAAACTGAGTGTGGATGTGATGACCACCACATGGAGCGAAAATAATGTGGATCTATCAACGAAATTTAATTTTGGGAAAAATGTGGCTTCATTATTAAGCCTTAATTATTTTAATTACAATCAAAGAACAGATCAGAATAAAGACAATTTTACAGATGCTGCTTTACAAAACAGAATTTCAGTGTTTAATAAATGGAACTTTCAGAGGAAAGAAAACCGGCTGGCAGGTTTTGCACTGAGGTATCTTTACGAAGACCGTTTCGGAGGTGAAATGCAGTGGAATAAATCTTACCGGGGAAGTAGTGAAGTATACGGCGAAAGTATTTACACCAACAGAGCTGAGGCTTTCGGGGTCTATCAGTGGCCGCTGAACGAAAATGTCATCACTCAGTTTTCTTATAATTTTCATGATCAGAATTCATTCTATGGAACCAGTCCTTATACGGCAACTCAGAAAGTGGCTTTTGCCCAGACGTATTGGGATAAGAAATTGGGGAACCATGATCTGATGCTGGGGATTACTTTTAAAAGAACGTTTTATGATGATAATACTCCCGGGACATTATCAGGCGACGGACTTACCAATGAGCCGATGAAATCACCGATTTTAGGGGTGTTTATCCAGGACCAGTGGAAAATTAACAAAAAAAATACGTTGCTGTTAGGCTACCGACTGGATTATGATAAAATACATCATGACATACATTCCCCCCGTTTTGCATGGAAGTTTTCTCCGAATCCTTTTCATACGCTGAGGTTCAATTTCGGAACAGGTTTCAGAGTGGTTAACTTGTTCACGGAAGACCATGCCGCTTTAACGGGATCACGGGAGGTAGTGATTAAATCAGAACTGAAACCTGAGAGATCCGCCAACGGAAATTTAAATTATATCTGGAAAATTCCTGTCAGTGACCAATTGATTAATCTTGATGCGTCTCTATTTTATACCTATTTCAGCAATAAAATTGTGGGTGATTTCGATACGGATCCACAGAAAATCATCTATGATAATCTTCAGGGTTACGGCATTTCACAAGGAGCTTCTCTGAATGTAGACTATACTTTCAATTTTCCGCTGAGTATAAATTTGGGAGTTACCTATCTGGATGTCTACCAGAAATTTGATGGTGATAAGGGAAAAGTTCAGCAGCTGCATGCTCCAAAATGGAGCGGAACATACAGTCTGTCGTATAAATTTCAGAATAATATGACCATCGATTTTACAGGCCAGTTTTACGGGCCGATGCGATTGCCCGTTCTGCCGAACGATTACCGACCCGAATATTCACCATGGTATACACTGGCCAATATTCAGGTTTCTAAAAGTTTCAGATCAGGACTGGAGATTTATGGAGGAATTAAAAATCTTCTCAATTTCACACCGAAAAATCCTTTGATGAGACCGTTTGATCCTTTTGATAAAAATGTGGATGACCCGGTTATTAATCCCTATCGCTATACTTTTGATACCACCTACGGATATGCTCCGATGCAGGGGATCCGGGGATTTTTGGGACTAAAGTATACTATTAAATGA
- a CDS encoding glycine betaine ABC transporter substrate-binding protein produces MKNIKYVILAVLIASFGIFNSCEKKNSRYITIGMVDGWAEDVAMTHVVKAILDEQGYHVIIQKASTDMILASMNNEDTDLFMGVWLPYTHAVKVARFPELINLGNNYDNGRIGLVVPDYVPVTSIEQLNKHTDQFSHRIIGIEKGAGLTAGTDKAITDYALNYRQVNSSTIAMITELQNAIKRKEWIVVAGWQPHWMFGKMKLKFLDDPKKTFGEAEQIKTYSRKSFGKDHPELAKFFSKMHFDDADMTDLLTKMEDSKDKQATAKKWVKNHPELVKLWLEHN; encoded by the coding sequence ATGAAGAATATAAAATATGTTATACTTGCTGTTTTAATTGCCTCTTTCGGGATATTTAATTCATGCGAAAAAAAGAACTCAAGATATATCACCATCGGAATGGTCGACGGCTGGGCGGAGGATGTTGCCATGACCCATGTTGTCAAAGCCATTCTGGATGAGCAGGGCTATCATGTCATTATCCAGAAGGCATCCACCGATATGATCTTAGCATCAATGAATAATGAAGATACCGACCTTTTTATGGGAGTCTGGCTGCCCTACACGCACGCCGTAAAAGTCGCAAGGTTTCCGGAACTGATAAACCTTGGAAACAATTATGACAATGGCCGGATCGGGCTGGTAGTCCCTGATTATGTCCCCGTTACTTCCATTGAACAACTTAATAAGCATACTGATCAGTTCAGTCACAGAATCATTGGAATAGAAAAAGGAGCCGGATTAACCGCTGGTACGGATAAAGCCATCACAGATTATGCACTGAATTATAGACAGGTCAATTCATCTACGATTGCTATGATCACCGAACTGCAGAACGCCATTAAGCGTAAAGAATGGATCGTGGTGGCGGGCTGGCAACCCCACTGGATGTTCGGAAAGATGAAACTTAAATTTCTGGATGATCCTAAAAAGACATTCGGTGAAGCAGAGCAGATTAAAACCTACAGCAGAAAAAGCTTTGGTAAAGACCATCCGGAACTGGCAAAATTCTTTTCTAAAATGCATTTTGATGACGCCGATATGACCGATCTTTTAACAAAAATGGAAGACAGCAAAGATAAACAGGCCACCGCCAAAAAATGGGTGAAAAATCATCCTGAACTTGTAAAACTATGGCTTGAGCATAATTAA
- a CDS encoding carboxymuconolactone decarboxylase family protein, which produces MSARINMATADAAAYKAMMGLEGYLQTISLNQIQKELIKIRASQINGCAFCLDMHTKDAVKYGETPQRIYLLNAWREAKELFTEEEQVLLEMTEEITLISRKGLTDETYGKARQIFNEHQIAQIIMAIITINAWNRIAISTHMPVAK; this is translated from the coding sequence ATGAGCGCAAGAATTAACATGGCGACCGCAGATGCCGCCGCTTACAAGGCGATGATGGGACTTGAAGGGTATCTTCAGACGATTTCTTTAAATCAAATTCAAAAAGAATTAATAAAAATCAGAGCTTCGCAGATTAACGGATGTGCCTTCTGTCTGGATATGCACACGAAAGATGCCGTGAAATACGGTGAAACTCCACAGAGAATTTATCTTTTGAATGCGTGGAGAGAGGCGAAGGAATTGTTTACTGAAGAAGAACAGGTATTGCTTGAAATGACAGAGGAAATTACCTTGATCAGCCGGAAAGGATTGACTGACGAAACGTATGGTAAAGCACGACAGATTTTTAATGAACATCAGATCGCACAAATCATTATGGCCATTATCACCATTAATGCATGGAACAGAATTGCGATCAGCACCCACATGCCGGTTGCCAAATAA
- a CDS encoding DoxX family membrane protein: MTGKNSWFSQLFLRLAISVTMLSAVADRLGFWGENSAWGNWENFEKYTRKLTFFLPENLSVFSAYMATFLEIIFPLMLIFGFRTKTGAYGAGFLLLTFALSMTVVLGIKMPLDYSVRIAGTAAFLLAGQEKYSFTLAITTDDRK; encoded by the coding sequence ATGACAGGCAAAAATTCTTGGTTTTCGCAGCTATTCTTAAGACTGGCTATTTCTGTGACGATGCTTTCAGCGGTCGCTGACCGGTTGGGTTTCTGGGGTGAAAATTCTGCATGGGGAAACTGGGAGAATTTTGAAAAATATACCCGTAAGCTCACTTTTTTTCTTCCTGAAAACCTGAGTGTATTTTCTGCTTATATGGCGACATTTCTGGAAATCATTTTTCCTTTGATGCTGATTTTCGGTTTTAGAACTAAAACCGGAGCATACGGTGCCGGATTTCTGTTACTCACTTTTGCTCTATCGATGACCGTGGTACTGGGAATTAAAATGCCTCTGGATTATTCTGTCCGGATAGCAGGTACAGCTGCATTTTTATTGGCAGGACAGGAAAAATACTCATTTACATTGGCTATAACGACAGATGACAGGAAGTAA
- a CDS encoding type 1 glutamine amidotransferase domain-containing protein encodes MKKKILFVVTSHDKKGNTGENTGYYLGEVSHPWEVLRNAGYEIDFVSPEGGTPPVDGFDLKDPVNKAFWENEEYRNKIEHSFTPSQVNPSDYSTIFYAGGHGAMWDFADDTELAAIASKIYTNGGIVAAVCHGPAGLVNIKLDTGKYLVEGKKINAFTNEEEAEVKLTHVVPFLLEDKLKERGAKFEKSGPWQNHVVTDRRVITGQNPQSAKSVGEAIVKELNR; translated from the coding sequence ATGAAAAAGAAAATTTTATTTGTCGTAACCAGTCATGACAAAAAAGGAAATACGGGTGAAAACACCGGGTACTATCTTGGAGAGGTTTCTCACCCCTGGGAAGTTCTTCGCAATGCCGGATATGAAATTGATTTTGTAAGTCCGGAAGGAGGTACACCGCCCGTTGACGGATTCGATCTAAAGGATCCGGTAAACAAAGCATTTTGGGAAAATGAAGAATACAGAAATAAGATAGAGCATTCTTTTACTCCTTCACAGGTAAATCCTTCAGATTATTCAACCATTTTTTATGCAGGCGGTCACGGTGCGATGTGGGATTTTGCAGATGATACGGAACTGGCCGCTATCGCTTCGAAAATCTACACGAACGGAGGGATTGTGGCGGCTGTCTGCCACGGTCCCGCCGGCCTGGTGAATATTAAACTGGATACCGGTAAGTATTTAGTGGAGGGTAAAAAAATAAATGCTTTCACCAACGAAGAAGAAGCTGAAGTAAAATTAACCCATGTGGTTCCCTTTCTGCTGGAAGATAAGCTGAAAGAAAGAGGTGCAAAATTTGAGAAATCAGGACCCTGGCAGAACCATGTAGTGACAGACCGGAGAGTAATCACCGGCCAAAACCCTCAATCTGCAAAAAGTGTCGGTGAGGCCATTGTAAAAGAATTAAACAGGTAA
- a CDS encoding thiol:disulfide interchange protein, with protein sequence MKKLILFLMFVPCFYLSQIKTGTFSDLEMKHQENSRPVIIHIYTDWCSVCKIESYQLNRNKDLVSLINDKFYYIDFEAEKTKDKISFQGKEFAYRVNGNSGIHELALALSKNKRQSVYPLWIILDRNLQLVDYHEGQFKPKELKQKLEEILSLSFL encoded by the coding sequence ATGAAAAAACTTATACTATTTTTAATGTTTGTGCCTTGTTTTTATCTTTCACAGATAAAGACAGGCACTTTTTCTGATCTTGAGATGAAACATCAGGAAAATTCCAGACCTGTTATTATCCATATATACACCGATTGGTGTTCGGTATGTAAAATTGAATCCTATCAGTTAAATAGGAACAAAGATTTGGTTTCATTAATAAATGACAAATTTTATTACATTGATTTTGAAGCAGAAAAAACAAAAGATAAAATCAGTTTTCAGGGAAAGGAGTTCGCGTACCGTGTGAACGGAAATTCCGGGATTCACGAACTGGCGCTGGCACTTTCTAAAAATAAAAGACAATCTGTTTATCCTTTATGGATTATTTTAGACCGGAACCTGCAATTAGTGGATTATCATGAAGGTCAGTTTAAACCAAAAGAGCTGAAACAGAAGCTTGAAGAAATTTTGAGTTTGTCATTTCTGTAA
- a CDS encoding ABC transporter permease, whose protein sequence is MNKIIDIGQYVETAINWLTEHGKPFFDIIKHAGNSSIMGLEWVLVHTPFYVIILLFTALAWWKAGKGTAVMTLAGLSIIFLMGFWTETMETLALIFVSTLTALMLSVPLGIWAAKNKFAAKMIRPMLDLMQTMPAFVYLIPAVLFFSIGKVPGAFATIIFAMPPAVRLTTLGIEAVPKDIVEAARAFGATNRQILFKVELPLATQTILAGVNQTILLSLSMVVIAGMIAAGGLGEKVLEGINNLDIGLGFESGLSVVILAIILDRITQGFVKKKQ, encoded by the coding sequence ATGAATAAAATTATAGATATAGGCCAATATGTGGAAACAGCGATCAATTGGCTCACCGAACACGGAAAACCTTTTTTCGATATTATTAAACATGCAGGTAACTCTTCGATCATGGGACTCGAATGGGTTCTGGTACATACTCCTTTTTATGTGATCATTCTCCTGTTTACAGCCTTAGCATGGTGGAAAGCCGGAAAAGGTACGGCAGTGATGACTTTAGCGGGACTGAGCATTATATTTTTAATGGGATTCTGGACAGAAACCATGGAAACGCTGGCACTTATTTTTGTATCCACGCTTACAGCACTAATGCTGTCGGTCCCGTTGGGAATATGGGCTGCTAAAAATAAATTCGCTGCAAAAATGATCCGTCCGATGCTGGATCTGATGCAGACGATGCCGGCCTTTGTATATCTGATTCCTGCCGTCTTATTTTTCAGTATCGGTAAAGTTCCCGGAGCATTTGCCACCATTATTTTTGCCATGCCCCCGGCAGTACGGTTAACCACCTTGGGAATCGAGGCTGTTCCGAAAGATATTGTGGAAGCTGCCCGGGCTTTCGGAGCAACCAACCGCCAGATCCTGTTTAAGGTAGAGCTTCCTCTGGCCACGCAGACCATTCTGGCCGGAGTAAACCAGACGATATTGTTATCACTTTCCATGGTTGTTATTGCAGGAATGATTGCCGCAGGAGGCCTGGGAGAAAAAGTACTGGAAGGAATTAATAACCTTGATATCGGACTGGGATTCGAAAGTGGATTATCCGTTGTGATTCTGGCCATTATACTTGACCGTATTACGCAGGGGTTTGTAAAGAAAAAACAATAA
- a CDS encoding quaternary amine ABC transporter ATP-binding protein — protein sequence MDHIENGRKVKLKVEDLTIIFGKQKEKAQELLGKGFSKKEILEKTGCTVGINKASFEIYEGEFFVIMGLSGSGKSTLLRCLNRLNEPTSGKVYINDDNITDKNNKDLLEVRRTEMSMVFQKFGLLPHHTVLSNAAFGLEIRGEDKASRENKAQKALDIVGLNGFENQFPSQLSGGMQQRVGLARALANDPEVLLMDEAFSALDPLIKSEMQDQLLELQNTLQKTIVFITHDLDEAIKIGDRIVIMKDGVIEQIGTAEDILTNPASDYVKAFVEKVDRKTIITARSLMFDKPTVVRFRKDGPEGALRKMRATGLENLPVVDFQNTFLGFVTLSDIMMIARRKEPTVESVINTNVPSVFPEATVEEMLPLISGSKSSIAVVDENNKFLGLISQLSLVIEATKFNEEEIIELKEIANNQ from the coding sequence ATGGATCATATTGAAAACGGCAGAAAAGTAAAACTAAAAGTAGAGGACCTTACGATTATTTTCGGAAAGCAAAAAGAAAAGGCACAGGAACTTCTCGGGAAAGGCTTTTCAAAAAAAGAAATTCTTGAAAAAACAGGCTGTACTGTTGGAATCAATAAAGCCAGTTTTGAAATTTACGAAGGTGAATTCTTTGTCATAATGGGATTATCAGGAAGCGGAAAATCAACGCTGCTGCGCTGTCTTAACAGGCTGAATGAACCCACATCCGGAAAAGTGTATATCAACGATGATAATATTACCGATAAGAATAATAAAGACCTCCTGGAAGTAAGACGGACAGAAATGAGCATGGTCTTTCAGAAATTCGGGCTCCTTCCCCATCACACCGTTCTGAGCAACGCTGCTTTTGGTCTGGAAATACGGGGTGAAGACAAAGCATCCCGTGAAAATAAGGCGCAGAAAGCATTAGACATTGTGGGGTTAAACGGTTTTGAAAATCAGTTTCCTTCCCAACTTTCCGGCGGAATGCAGCAAAGAGTGGGATTAGCCAGAGCACTGGCCAATGATCCGGAAGTTTTATTAATGGATGAGGCATTCTCCGCACTCGATCCGCTGATAAAATCTGAAATGCAGGATCAGCTGCTGGAACTTCAGAATACCCTCCAAAAAACAATTGTTTTTATAACCCACGATTTGGATGAGGCCATTAAGATCGGAGACCGGATTGTGATTATGAAGGACGGGGTGATCGAGCAGATAGGAACTGCGGAAGATATTTTAACCAATCCGGCAAGCGATTATGTAAAAGCTTTCGTAGAAAAAGTAGACCGTAAAACCATCATTACGGCCAGATCTCTGATGTTTGATAAACCTACTGTCGTGCGTTTCAGAAAAGACGGTCCGGAAGGTGCTCTCAGGAAGATGCGGGCTACCGGCCTTGAAAACTTACCCGTAGTGGATTTTCAGAATACATTTTTGGGATTTGTCACTCTCAGTGATATTATGATGATCGCCAGACGTAAAGAGCCTACCGTAGAATCGGTCATCAATACCAATGTTCCTTCTGTTTTCCCCGAAGCTACGGTAGAAGAAATGTTACCGCTTATTTCCGGAAGTAAGTCTTCTATCGCTGTTGTAGACGAAAATAATAAGTTTTTGGGACTGATCAGCCAGTTATCCCTGGTGATAGAAGCGACAAAATTTAACGAAGAAGAAATTATAGAACTAAAAGAAATCGCAAACAACCAGTAA
- a CDS encoding NAD(P)H-dependent oxidoreductase has product MKKVLIINGGQNFGHSGGKYNQTIADNTVETLKKFQDIEVRITNVGEGYEKNEEVEKFVWADYIIYHTPIWWFQLPNGLKKYIDEVFTAGHAKGIYMNDGRTSENPEINYGTGGMLGGRKYMVTTSWNAPETAFTLPGEFFSETSVDDGPLFGFHRMNAFVSLEKLESFHFHDVEKNADIDRDMKLYREHITKVFEKELKPNLVS; this is encoded by the coding sequence ATGAAAAAAGTATTAATTATCAATGGTGGTCAGAATTTCGGACATTCCGGAGGGAAATATAACCAAACCATTGCTGACAACACAGTGGAAACTCTTAAGAAATTTCAAGATATCGAAGTGAGAATCACCAACGTAGGAGAAGGTTACGAGAAAAATGAAGAAGTAGAAAAGTTTGTGTGGGCCGATTATATCATTTATCACACTCCGATCTGGTGGTTTCAGCTCCCGAACGGTTTAAAAAAATATATCGATGAAGTGTTCACTGCGGGACACGCGAAAGGAATTTACATGAATGACGGAAGAACCTCTGAAAATCCTGAAATCAACTATGGAACAGGAGGAATGCTGGGTGGAAGAAAGTATATGGTAACCACAAGCTGGAATGCGCCGGAAACTGCATTTACCCTGCCGGGAGAATTTTTCAGCGAAACCAGTGTGGATGATGGGCCACTATTCGGATTCCATCGGATGAATGCCTTTGTTTCATTAGAAAAACTGGAAAGTTTCCACTTCCACGATGTCGAAAAAAATGCCGATATCGACCGCGATATGAAGCTTTACAGAGAACATATTACCAAAGTTTTTGAAAAAGAATTAAAACCCAACTTAGTGTCATGA